In one Amia ocellicauda isolate fAmiCal2 chromosome 2, fAmiCal2.hap1, whole genome shotgun sequence genomic region, the following are encoded:
- the slc39a6 gene encoding zinc transporter ZIP6 isoform X2, with translation MLQVRCVFVAMLLAWTGLCGGFIHGEPDPECGNSLADQVTRAQVFPAVDMKAAQHMQKQQLEVLFSHYGENGTISLKGLKRLLQSIGLFRARRVNVQHRETLQEHEHEHSHQHHHHPPHSGHSHHSEIPASKKVTEGPKVLRSSLGKKTEDTDSHHNLYAKKGLQESTTPAYTTNILLKSQEVRSRRSTDGSLSPEGASSPGPVGASEQLGSLLVTEGNGHHPNKGAQTAESTQADDHDHDHDHDHDHNHDHDHDHDHDHDHEHHKGECFNASTILNSHGMNMDTVLSIADFSFLCPALLNQIDGRACIVHPDVIQSTENNQKESYIQAAWVGGVVSITIISLLSLLGVVLIPRMNHIFFKFLLSFLVALAVGTLSGDAFLHLIPHSQAPRPHAHDRHTTNHNDAHHHHDAEEEDALHSVWKGLTALGGVYFMFLIEHFITLGKMYKEKKQKTQKKWDPNEENMNTDKLPTGEETTDLKPSEDVETNGAGAFAEPIRFCGEKGMGVVGRGTPEEEEVMLAPAVPPQDGYSEYTPQDCENKCHSHFHDTVGQPDDMHHHHHDYHHILHHHHSQNHHPHSHAHGYSHQHFKGAGVATLAWMVIMGDGLHNFSDGLAIGAAFTKGLSSGLSTSVAVFCHELPHELGDFAVLLKAGMTVRQAILYNALSAAMAYLGMATGILIGHYADNICSWIFALTAGLFLYVALVDMVPEMLHNDAGDHGFSHCGYFLLQNAGILLGFSILLLIAVFEHKI, from the exons ATGTTACAGGTGAGGTGTGTCTTTGTGGCCATGCTGCTGGCATGGACCGGCCTTTGTGGGGGCTTCATCCATGGGGAGCCCGACCCTGAGTGTGGCAACAGCCTAGCGGATCAGGTGACCAGAGCCCAGGTCTTCCCTGCAGTGGACATGAAGGCAGCCCAACACATGCAGAAGCAGCAGCTGGAGGTGTTGTTTAGCCACTATGGGGAGAATGGCACCATTTCCTTGAAGGGTCTAAAGAGGCTGCTGCAGAGCATCGGCCTGTTCCGGGCCCGTAGAGTGAATGTGCAACACAGGGAGACATTGCAGGAGCACGAGCACGAGCATTCCCACCAACatcaccaccaccccccccacagCGGCCACTCACACCACTCGGAGATCCCAGCCAGcaagaaggtgacagagggccCCAAAGTCCTGAGAAGCAGCCTGGGCAAGAAGACTGAGGACACGGACAGCCACCACAACCTGTACGCCAAGAAAGGGCTGCAGGAGAGCACCACACCGGCCTACACCACCAACATCCTGCTCAAGTCCCAGGAGGTGCGCAGCCGCAGGAGCACTGATGGCTCCCTGTCACCAGAAGGCGCCTCTAGCCCTGGGCCTGTGGGGGCCAGTGAGCAGTTAGGTAGCCTGCTGGTGACGGAAGGAAATGGCCACCATCCAAACAAGGGGGCCCAAACAGCCGAGTCAACACAGGCTGATGACCACGACCACGATCATGATCATGACCATGACCACAATCATGACCATGACCATGACCATGACCATGACCATGATCATGAACATCATAAAGGAGAG tgtttcaATGCTTCCACAATCCTGAACTCCCATGGCATGAACATGGATACGGTCCTGTCGATCGCAGACTTCAGCTTCCTCTGCCCTGCCCTCCTCAACCAGATTGATGGCAGGGCCTGCATTGTGCACCCAGACGTTATCCAAAGTACAGAGAACAACCAGAAAGAGAGCTACATCCAGGCAG CCTGGGTAGGCGGTGTGGTGTCCATCACCATCATCAGCCTACTGTCTCTGCTCGGTGTGGTGCTCATCCCACGGATGAACCACATCTTCTTCAAGTTCCTGCTGAGCTTCCTGGTGGCTCTGGCTGTGGGCACTCTCAGCGGAGATGCTTTCCTCCACCTCATCCCTCAT TCCCAGGCACCCCGTCCCCACGCCCACGACAGACACACAACCAACCACAACGACGCTCACCATCACCATGACGCAGAGGAGGAGGACGCCCTTCACTCGGTCTGGAAGGGGCTGACCGCGCTGGGCGGAGTCTACTTCATGTTTCTCATAGAGCACTTCATCACCCTTGGCAAGATGTACAAGGAGAAAAAGCAGAAG ACTCAGAAGAAATGGGATCCGAATGAAGAAAATATGAACACGGACAAGCTGCCGACTGGAGAAGAAACCACAGATTTAAAACCAAGCGAAG ACGTGGAGACAAATGGAGCGGGGGCGTTTGCGGAACCGATACGGTTCTGTGGCGAGAAGGGCATGGGTGTGGTGGGGCGGGGGAcgccggaggaggaggaggtgatgTTGGCCCCTGCGGTGCCCCCGCAGGACGGCTACAGCGAGTACACGCCGCAGGACTGCGAGAACAAGTGCCACTCGCACTTCCATGACACGGTGGGGCAGCCGGACGacatgcaccaccaccaccatgactACCACCACATCCTGCACCACCACCACTCCCAGAACCACCATCCACACAGCCACGCGCACGGCTACTCGCACCAGCACTTCAAGGGCGCCGGGGTCGCCACGCTGGCTTGGATGGTCATCATGGGAGATGGGTTGCACAACTTCAGCGACGGCTTGGCCATTG GGGCTGCCTTTACTAAAGGTCTGTCCAGCGGCCTCAGCACATCAGTGGCGGTGTTCTGTCATGAACTTCCTCATGAGTTAG GGGACTTCGCGGTGCTGCTGAAGGCAGGCATGACCGTCAGACAGGCCATCCTCTACAACGCGCTCTCCGCGGCCATGGCCTACCTGGGCATGGCCACCGGCATCCTCATCGGACACTACGCTGACAACATCTGCAGCTGGATCTTTGCCCTGACGGCCGGGCTCTTCCTGTACGTGGCGCTGGTGGACATG
- the slc39a6 gene encoding zinc transporter ZIP6 isoform X1 has product MLQVRCVFVAMLLAWTGLCGGFIHGEPDPECGNSLADQVTRAQVFPAVDMKAAQHMQKQQLEVLFSHYGENGTISLKGLKRLLQSIGLFRARRVNVQHRETLQEHEHEHSHQHHHHPPHSGHSHHSEIPASKKVTEGPKVLRSSLGKKTEDTDSHHNLYAKKGLQESTTPAYTTNILLKSQEVRSRRSTDGSLSPEGASSPGPVGASEQLGSLLVTEGNGHHPNKGAQTAESTQADDHDHDHDHDHDHNHDHDHDHDHDHDHEHHKGECFNASTILNSHGMNMDTVLSIADFSFLCPALLNQIDGRACIVHPDVIQSTENNQKESYIQAAWVGGVVSITIISLLSLLGVVLIPRMNHIFFKFLLSFLVALAVGTLSGDAFLHLIPHSQAPRPHAHDRHTTNHNDAHHHHDAEEEDALHSVWKGLTALGGVYFMFLIEHFITLGKMYKEKKQKQTQKKWDPNEENMNTDKLPTGEETTDLKPSEDVETNGAGAFAEPIRFCGEKGMGVVGRGTPEEEEVMLAPAVPPQDGYSEYTPQDCENKCHSHFHDTVGQPDDMHHHHHDYHHILHHHHSQNHHPHSHAHGYSHQHFKGAGVATLAWMVIMGDGLHNFSDGLAIGAAFTKGLSSGLSTSVAVFCHELPHELGDFAVLLKAGMTVRQAILYNALSAAMAYLGMATGILIGHYADNICSWIFALTAGLFLYVALVDMVPEMLHNDAGDHGFSHCGYFLLQNAGILLGFSILLLIAVFEHKI; this is encoded by the exons ATGTTACAGGTGAGGTGTGTCTTTGTGGCCATGCTGCTGGCATGGACCGGCCTTTGTGGGGGCTTCATCCATGGGGAGCCCGACCCTGAGTGTGGCAACAGCCTAGCGGATCAGGTGACCAGAGCCCAGGTCTTCCCTGCAGTGGACATGAAGGCAGCCCAACACATGCAGAAGCAGCAGCTGGAGGTGTTGTTTAGCCACTATGGGGAGAATGGCACCATTTCCTTGAAGGGTCTAAAGAGGCTGCTGCAGAGCATCGGCCTGTTCCGGGCCCGTAGAGTGAATGTGCAACACAGGGAGACATTGCAGGAGCACGAGCACGAGCATTCCCACCAACatcaccaccaccccccccacagCGGCCACTCACACCACTCGGAGATCCCAGCCAGcaagaaggtgacagagggccCCAAAGTCCTGAGAAGCAGCCTGGGCAAGAAGACTGAGGACACGGACAGCCACCACAACCTGTACGCCAAGAAAGGGCTGCAGGAGAGCACCACACCGGCCTACACCACCAACATCCTGCTCAAGTCCCAGGAGGTGCGCAGCCGCAGGAGCACTGATGGCTCCCTGTCACCAGAAGGCGCCTCTAGCCCTGGGCCTGTGGGGGCCAGTGAGCAGTTAGGTAGCCTGCTGGTGACGGAAGGAAATGGCCACCATCCAAACAAGGGGGCCCAAACAGCCGAGTCAACACAGGCTGATGACCACGACCACGATCATGATCATGACCATGACCACAATCATGACCATGACCATGACCATGACCATGACCATGATCATGAACATCATAAAGGAGAG tgtttcaATGCTTCCACAATCCTGAACTCCCATGGCATGAACATGGATACGGTCCTGTCGATCGCAGACTTCAGCTTCCTCTGCCCTGCCCTCCTCAACCAGATTGATGGCAGGGCCTGCATTGTGCACCCAGACGTTATCCAAAGTACAGAGAACAACCAGAAAGAGAGCTACATCCAGGCAG CCTGGGTAGGCGGTGTGGTGTCCATCACCATCATCAGCCTACTGTCTCTGCTCGGTGTGGTGCTCATCCCACGGATGAACCACATCTTCTTCAAGTTCCTGCTGAGCTTCCTGGTGGCTCTGGCTGTGGGCACTCTCAGCGGAGATGCTTTCCTCCACCTCATCCCTCAT TCCCAGGCACCCCGTCCCCACGCCCACGACAGACACACAACCAACCACAACGACGCTCACCATCACCATGACGCAGAGGAGGAGGACGCCCTTCACTCGGTCTGGAAGGGGCTGACCGCGCTGGGCGGAGTCTACTTCATGTTTCTCATAGAGCACTTCATCACCCTTGGCAAGATGTACAAGGAGAAAAAGCAGAAG CAGACTCAGAAGAAATGGGATCCGAATGAAGAAAATATGAACACGGACAAGCTGCCGACTGGAGAAGAAACCACAGATTTAAAACCAAGCGAAG ACGTGGAGACAAATGGAGCGGGGGCGTTTGCGGAACCGATACGGTTCTGTGGCGAGAAGGGCATGGGTGTGGTGGGGCGGGGGAcgccggaggaggaggaggtgatgTTGGCCCCTGCGGTGCCCCCGCAGGACGGCTACAGCGAGTACACGCCGCAGGACTGCGAGAACAAGTGCCACTCGCACTTCCATGACACGGTGGGGCAGCCGGACGacatgcaccaccaccaccatgactACCACCACATCCTGCACCACCACCACTCCCAGAACCACCATCCACACAGCCACGCGCACGGCTACTCGCACCAGCACTTCAAGGGCGCCGGGGTCGCCACGCTGGCTTGGATGGTCATCATGGGAGATGGGTTGCACAACTTCAGCGACGGCTTGGCCATTG GGGCTGCCTTTACTAAAGGTCTGTCCAGCGGCCTCAGCACATCAGTGGCGGTGTTCTGTCATGAACTTCCTCATGAGTTAG GGGACTTCGCGGTGCTGCTGAAGGCAGGCATGACCGTCAGACAGGCCATCCTCTACAACGCGCTCTCCGCGGCCATGGCCTACCTGGGCATGGCCACCGGCATCCTCATCGGACACTACGCTGACAACATCTGCAGCTGGATCTTTGCCCTGACGGCCGGGCTCTTCCTGTACGTGGCGCTGGTGGACATG